From one Synechocystis sp. PCC 6803 substr. PCC-P genomic stretch:
- a CDS encoding metal-sensitive transcriptional regulator: MTSQPVPHPSARHSHAHPHVHSQESLQKLVNRLSRIEGHIRGVKTMVQENRPCPEVLIQVAAVRGALDRVARLILDDHMNECITRAAAEGNIEQELAELKEALDRFL; encoded by the coding sequence ATGACTTCCCAACCCGTACCCCATCCTTCTGCCCGCCATAGTCACGCCCATCCCCATGTCCACAGCCAAGAATCCTTACAAAAGTTAGTTAATCGCCTCTCCCGCATTGAAGGCCATATTCGGGGAGTGAAAACCATGGTGCAGGAAAATCGTCCCTGCCCAGAGGTGTTAATTCAGGTGGCGGCAGTCCGGGGGGCATTAGACCGGGTGGCTAGATTAATTTTGGATGACCACATGAATGAGTGCATCACCAGGGCGGCGGCGGAAGGCAATATTGAGCAGGAGTTGGCGGAGTTGAAGGAAGCCCTAGACCGGTTTTTATAG